The stretch of DNA GTGACCATACTCTGCGATAGTGGAATGAGACATTTGAGCAAGTTCTATAATGCTGAATACTTGTCTGAGCTGGGTTTGACACCGAAAGCAGCTGGATTGGAGTTCTTAGGCATCGAATGAATAGGTTTCCTCagagttttgaatttttaatgccACTGGGTAAGTGCTTAACGCCTGCCTTGGATGGCGGTGACCACTTAGAAGTTAGAACTGAGGGTATTGTAGTGATTGATATAGATAGTTAGAACTGGGAGAGGTATGTCATTCGTTGGAAGACTTGTAATTAGAAGTCTCCAAACTTTTGTAAACTCTACCGTGATGACAAGGTATTCAAAGTGAGaactgttaattttttttatcagtaatACTTACTATTTCTCCCATGAGTTGGATTCAGAATCTAATATGACTTAAGGAAATTCATTAACaccttaatatttttctttggtCTGCATTAATAGGCAATATTGAGATAAAGGTGTCAAGTCCATTACCACAAATAGCTACAGTTTACTGTGCGGCACAAGATCTTTATTATCAATCGACTAAGTGTGATTGGATTACAATTCCATCCATCTCAACCTTCTAAGTGAGTGTTTGGACTACAATCTTctaagagtgtgtttggattACAATGCCATTCAACTCAACCTTCGTACAATAAATTGAAAAGTACAAAACTTCTCTTCAACACCACCCTATCACATTTCCAAACATACCCtaagttataaatttattatcatggTACATAACCTCCCAAATTGGGTGTCTCGAGCATCAAACTGTATAACAAAAGGTGCCTAAAGTGGACAATCTCCAAGAAAAAATAGTCCAAAGACAGACACCAAAATCTCCAATGCATTACCTTCTCTCAAACTGAGATTCTTGGCAATGTGGATCTAACCAGTCTCTGGGGGATCCCTTTACCGAGTTCGGACTTCCTTTGCCCCCACCCACAAGCTCCCTCAGATTATCCACCTTGTTCTCCCTACCCGTCCCACCATTTCTCTTGTCAGCTTCTTTCAGTTTTTGCTTCAGCCTCTGCTTCCGGTTAGAAGAATTTAGTTCTTGCTGTTTTGCTAGTGAAGGAGGTGCTCCGTGTGGGCCCAGATAGATGTTCTCTTCCTTCTTCGCCTACAACAAACTAAAGTAATTAGCATTCAGATTGTCTACGCACTCAGTATCATCAAAGACTTAAACCAGAAAATTATAGTCTCCAATAAGAATATTTTCTTGAGCTAACCTTTGATGCAGAATTCGAAGATTCTACATTAGGAACATGAGGTTTACTTTGATCAGAGTCTCCAATTCCCAAACTTGGAATCACAAATCCATCAGTGTCTACGACAAAAAAGAGTCCACCCATTAAAAATCAAATGCATTTTTTACCCGAAGAAGTTAAGTGTTAAGATGCATCCATCTCAGGAAAGAAAGAACTATTCCATAGTCAGTGAGTAAAAATCTCCCAAGACAGTCACAGAGTTGTTCATTTTCATTGCAAACGTACAGCACAATAAATCACAAAAACTTAAACATATTTATCCGCAAGAATAAacataaagaacaaataataataaacctaATTCAGTGCTAGATTTCTCTGTATGCGAGGACACGATTTCAATCCAAAATAAATGCCCctaatttactttaaaaaaacagCATTAACAAATTGAATCAGCAGGATATCAAATTAAGATGGACCTATAAGCATTCCACACGGATGTGATCCTAAGATAAGCACCGAGCGCCACAGGCAATGGCcccagaaagaaaaaaacatcaGAAAAGATGACAACCCCAAAAACTAGAACAGCGAATTaattaacaacaataataaccaatccaatttcaaaatttttgcgTTGTGATTCAAATAAGATCCATATATAACGCAGAAACAAATCATCCTTGCCATCTTCAACAATCTAAAAAGCCTCCATTTACAAATCCATCAGTAAAACCCCACCCCTAGAAGAAATAGAAGAAAGcacacaacacaaaaacaaCCTCAAAAAgatcctctttttttttctaccctCGTTCATTGTTCCCGGTGGTGTCGTCCAGAACCAAAAAGGACAAAAATTGAAGGGAAAAAATGGCATACCCCACTCGTCTTCTTGTTGTTGAATCTGAGAAGAGGGGTCCATCGTAAACTGACGACCATGGATTTGAACGCGCACTGGGCGATGAAGCCCGGTTGAAGAGAGAACACCCAAAATTTCACCAACACAAATCTCGAGATAGAATATTACGTTAATAATCAATCGATCGAGTGATTGAAGATGCTTTTTTGTGGAGGAAATTGAGAGGGCAATTAAACCCCAACTCTAGGGTTTCACTGTGCGCGTTTGATCGCGTACCTGAATTACCCCTTTGATTTGGGGCAAAATTGTATAGAGATTGGACTGAAGTTCTCCACTGCTAAAGGGTAGTTTTGTCATTGACATTCTCGAATGGGA from Vigna unguiculata cultivar IT97K-499-35 chromosome 8, ASM411807v1, whole genome shotgun sequence encodes:
- the LOC114194360 gene encoding uncharacterized protein LOC114194360; protein product: MDPSSQIQQQEDEWDTDGFVIPSLGIGDSDQSKPHVPNVESSNSASKAKKEENIYLGPHGAPPSLAKQQELNSSNRKQRLKQKLKEADKRNGGTGRENKVDNLRELVGGGKGSPNSVKGSPRDWLDPHCQESQFERR